A part of Bacteroidales bacterium genomic DNA contains:
- a CDS encoding pentapeptide repeat-containing protein: MGYIVDEKFEKIIFSEKPLKPGEYEECTFDRCDFSNARLAEFRFIDCEFRDCNLSLVVLNNTTFRDVKFVGCKMLGLHFEDCDLLGFTVSFENCKLQNSTFFKVKMKKTVLKNCDLKETDFSEAEMSESIFDNCDLHRAVFDHTNLEKVDFRTAYNYTINPSQNRIKKARFSLPGLPGLLAEYGIDVSD, translated from the coding sequence ATGGGCTATATAGTTGACGAAAAATTCGAAAAAATCATTTTTAGCGAAAAACCGCTGAAACCAGGTGAATATGAAGAATGCACATTTGACCGGTGTGATTTCTCAAATGCCAGGCTGGCTGAGTTCCGGTTTATTGATTGTGAATTCAGGGATTGCAATTTGAGCCTGGTTGTATTAAACAACACGACCTTCCGCGATGTAAAATTTGTCGGCTGCAAGATGCTGGGATTGCATTTTGAAGATTGTGATTTGTTGGGATTTACAGTCTCGTTTGAAAACTGCAAACTGCAGAACTCGACATTCTTCAAAGTAAAAATGAAGAAAACGGTTTTAAAGAATTGCGATTTGAAGGAAACCGATTTTTCAGAAGCCGAAATGTCAGAGAGTATTTTTGATAACTGCGATCTTCACAGGGCAGTCTTCGATCACACCAACCTTGAAAAAGTCGATTTCCGTACCGCTTATAATTATACCATCAACCCTTCTCAAAACCGTATCAAAAAGGCCCGGTTTTCATTACCAGGGCTGCCGGGGTTGCTGGCGGAGTATGGGATTGATGTCAGCG